ggggctcgaactcaccggccgcgagatcgtgacctggctgaagtcggacgcttaaccgactgcgccacccaggcgcccctatatgtttgaaaattttaaagtaaaatgattacagagggtggtgggagtggggggcaggagggagctgggagaaATGGAGTCAGCCAGGACTGGACATGGGGCAGTGAATCTTGGAGCCAAGTTTCCCCCAGTGACCTCCATGGGGTGGTCTGGGACTAACTCCTTCCCTGCCTGGGGTGTTGAccccaggcagggagaggcaTCCACGCTGGTGTGGTTTGCTAGGAGCTGGCTTTTATCAGACTCACGTGCGCTCAGTAGGCtgggctgtgtctccctcccccagtgTGTAAATACGTTGCCGTGGAGCTGAAATCAGCTTTTGAGGAAACCGGCAAGACCAAGGAGGTGATCGACACAGGCTATGGCATCCTGGATCGGAAGGCTTCCGGAGTCAAATACACCAAGTCGTAAGTGAAAGAGGGTACCCACCAGCCTGGCCTGCTTTGTTCGTAACGGCTTTAGAGGTTTGGagttcccttctcccttccagcTAGGCAGACCCACCAAAGGGAGGCGGCTCTGACCAACACCTAAGTTTGCCCACTGGTTTTGCCCCCAACTATTTGTGTGGCCTTCATAAGTCCCTTCATTCCACTGAGCTTTGgacttctcatctgtaaaagcaAGACTGTTGGGCCTTATCTCATTCCCAGACTCTTGGATTTCATGGACCAgtgcaaatttaaaagaaaaaaaaaattggtaatatAGGGTTACCAATCTTTAATTTTGCcaggaataaatattaaaagtaaaaacaacccccccaaaaaactttCATCAGCCATGATGGtcctttcaaaatgaaatgtgttggagcacctggctggctcattcaatGGAgtgtgtgacccttgatctcaggcttataaattcaagccccacgttgagtgtagagatgagttaaaaataaatcttaaaacagaaaaaaagaaatattttaacatcaaaacttaatacattttgctttataaaacCATCTAAATACTGAATCATTTAGCTTTATAAAAAATGCCTTCCCGTAGAGCTGTTACAATTTTGTCTCTCTGGTCTGTGTTCCAGCATTTCAGAGCCCCCAGACCAGATGACCTatcttccttccagctctgacttCCCTTTGGTGAGATGCGCAGGTGTTGGGGTAGCAGGGCTGGAGGGACGGACCACTGACCCACTTGGGCTAGGAGAGGAGTTCAGCCCCTCTCGTGCTGCTGTCTCTGCAGGGACTTACGGTTAATCGAAGTCACTGAGACCATTTGCAAGAGGCTCCTGGACTATAGCCTGCACAAGGAGAGGACCGGCAGCAACCGGTTTGCCAAGGTTGGATTTGTGCTTGTCCTTCATCCCCACTGGGGCCAGCCCTGGAGGTGTCTAAGTGGTCTGCTGGTGTGGGTGTGATTTGGAGATCATGCTTGGAGAGCTTCCCTCCTTGGCCTCTTCCCATTCTTCATCGACCACGGTGTGCATTTCTCCCCTTCTGAGTGGCCTGGCTTTTCAGTGGCACATTCTTCATGGCCTGGGCCTGCCCATCAGGGCCCTGTCTCAGCCTCAGACTGAAATGCAGGGTGGCAATCCCCGTGGAGGCCTGATCACTTGCTCAGTGAGAGCTCAGGGAGTACAGACCTGTGGGCTTTAGAGATGTCAGAAGAcatggcagggtgggggtggggttatTACCTCATTCCCCTGGGCCCACTGGGCACGCACCTGGACCGCTGTTAGGGTGCCTGTGTAACATTCAGTGCGCTTACTGTATGTGTGAATGGCTCTGTCCCTGAACAAGGAGTTTCTTACAACAAGGCCCATAGTTCTTTGTTTCTACGTCTTCAgcgtctggcacatggtaagagACTTGCCTCCCACATTTCTCCACCCACCTACCCTTCCAGTGAAGTCGGTTAGTGAGAAACCCCTGGGAAACCTAGAGAGATAGTCTTAAGCAACAGaagtcttaaattttttaaatttgtatgaaTTTTGTATTCTACTCAGTAATGAAACCATGTTTtgcttaatataaaaatgtttatggggcccctgggggctcagttggttaagcatctgactttggctcaggtcaggatctcacagttcatgagctcgagccctgcgttgggctccacactgacatcgtggagcctgcttgggattctctctctccctttctctctgcccctcccctacttgtgctttctctctctcaaaataaataaatacacttaaattttttttaatgtttgtatttatttttgagagagacagagcatgagcgggggaggggcagagggagagggagacacagaatccaaagcaggcttcagtatacgagctgtcagcacagagcctgacgtggagctcaaacccatgaaccacgagatcatgacctgagccaaagtcggacgcttaactgactgagccacccaggtgcccctaagtaaataaacctaaaaaaaaaaaaagtttaagattattttttccgTAGcagtaaaattagaaacaacctaacCATTCACCAGGGGTTAAATAAATTGATGTGGCCATTCAGTGGACAAAACAAAGAATGAGGTAGCTCTTTGTGGCGTGAATTAAAATTATCTCCAAAGTCTGTTAATAAGGCCAGGTGCAGAAGAGTGTGTCTGCTATATACTATTGCTTGTGTAAAaaatgggggtgaggagggcaggatggatttgtatgtatatttgctTGTATTTGCATGCATTACCTCTGGAAAGATAGAGGAAGTAGATGATGTGTAGGTGTAGTCTCCAGGGAGAGGACCTAGGTAGCTGGCAGAAATATTTTTACAGAACTGAGTCCTCCCTGCCTCACTCGTGCCCACTTCCAACCCAGGAAAGGCACAAGCCCTAGGGAGAATTAGAGCAGTGAGCGGGTCTAGACGTGGGGGCGCGAGTGTTCCTGGCCACAGTGAGGGGAAAGAGCCAAGGCACACTTAATTCCTGGGAAAGGAGTATCTATTCAAAGGGCCAGAAGGCAACAGCAGCCCTtttggggatttttgtttgtttctttaagttattattatgatgatgattttaatagcgagaggggaagagagagtgaggggcagagcgagagggagagactcttaagcaggctccatgatcagcacagagcctgacgcggggcttgatcccacaactgtgagttcatgacctgggtcaaagtcaagagtcagatacttaacctactgagccacccaggcgcccacacaGCAGCCCCTTTTGAAagggggaggtgtggggaggcAGGATAGgttgtgtgtgattgtgtgtgtgtaggtgtgtaggGGTTGTGGAGTAGGCCtgaaagaggggagaggaaagtgaGGTCCAGTGTGAGAAGCCTTGAGAGTCCTGGCTTCTCAGAGCTGGGTCCTTGGGCCTCCAGCACCACCcggagaggagggtgggaggtggggaaagcTCCACTTCTCATGCCTGGTTGCCTCTTCCAGGGCATGTCTGAGACCTTTGAGACACTGCACAACCTGGTCCACAAAGGGGTCAAGGTGGTGATGGATATCCCCTATGAGCTGTGGAATGAGACCTCTGCAGAGGTGGCTGACCTTAAGAAGCAGGTATGGGCCTTTTGGCCCTCAGAGCCTACCGTGCCCcacgggggtgggtggggactgGGTCTGGGGCTGAGGAAGGCCACCAAGAGCTGGGAGGCTTTGATCAAGTCATCTCACCTCTCTGCCTTCAGTTTCCTCAGGAGAATCACAGCCACCTGCCTGCCCTGCAGTGGGTTGTGAGGCTCAGCTGAGCTCCCCCGGGAGCGAGTCAGTGCTGGGGCTTTGCCAACGCAATGTATTCTGATTCATAGTGCGACGTGTTGgtggaagagtttgaggaggtGATCGAGGACTGGTACAGGAACCACCAGGAGGAAGACCTGACTCAGTTCCTCTGCGCCAACCACGTGCTGAAGGGCAAGGACACCAGTGAgtctgagggagggagagggcagggtgggtgggccCTCAGCTTTACTGCTTGCCCCCCCtcaggggaggtgggtagggaggggacagagaagagataAGACCTAGAAAGCACCATACCCTCAAGGAGCTTGATGGGACAGCGTGGAGTAAGAGGTACTGAAACCAGGTGCAGAATAACATGGCGGTAACTCAGATGCCCCCAGAGGGGCCTGGAGGccccagagaggcaggaggaggggacctGACATCACTTCCAGTTGCCGCTTCCGGGGCCGCCCAGTCAGTGCTCCTCACCCAGCAAACCAGTCTGTTGAGGGTGTCTCTCCTCACCCCAGGTTGCCTCGCAGAGCAGTGGTCCGGCAAGAAGGGGGACACAGCCGCCCTGGGAGGGAAGAAGTCTAAAAAGAAGAGCGGCAAGGTCAAGGCCTCGGGCAGCGGCAGCAAACAGAGGAAGGAGCTAGGTGGCCTTGAAGAAGACCCCAGCCCCGATGAGGATGAGGGCATCCAGAAGGCATCCCCCCTTACACACAGCCCCCCGGATGAGCTTTGAGCCTAACCCAGTGCCCCCTGTATCGTGACCCCTGACCTGGAAGCTGAAGAATCTGGGGCACAGCTCTGGCAGGCAGATGGCTGTCCCTCTCCAAGTCCTCCCTGCCGTGCCGGCTTCCTGCCGGGAAAGACACAGGGCCAGGGAAGAGCTCAGATCAGCTGCTCAGGTCAGCCTACCGACCTCCTCCCTCTGCCAAGCGGCTGTCCTGACCCAGGCTTCAGGCAGGCCATGCGATTTCACGCCTGCCAAGGACTCCAGTATGAACTCCGGAGGGGCAGGTGTGGAGAGGGCACCCAGCCTTCACCTCCCCTCACTCCTTCCCAGCAGGGAAGCAAGACTAcaggcctccccacccctgcttatcCCCTCCTGTGGACACCTTGCACTCTGCCCGGCCCTCCCCAGGGCTCACAGAGTAAAAACCTTTTGGCcttttttgttctgatttttgaGTCCCCTCCAGCTCCTCAGAGGGGCCTGGAGTTCCAGttgctctcctccccctccccttccagccCAGGGGGGCCAAGGGTGGAGAGGCGGCTCCCATCCCCCATTATTGAGGCTGGGCCTGCCAGCTGTGGGGGGCAAGTGCCAGGAGGGCCCAGGTTGTTTTGGGGTGAGGCTCAGGACTGGGCTTTGGCCCTGCCCCTCAGCTGCCTTTGGACTCCCTGAGCTCCCCAGGCCAGGAGGGGCCTCGCTTGTGCCCTGGCCACCTGGCTGGGTTCCCGCTGCCTCTCCTCTCTCGCCCAAGGCCTTCCCCTTTGTTGTGTAAACTGTTTACTGGTGACCCCGCCAGatcccacccctccttcccacctcatcTGCCCTACTTGTTGGTCTTGAACCTTGTTCCCTGATGACCACAGCTGGTCACTCTGCTCTTCCTAGCTGTTGTGCCTGGAGTCTGGAGGGGAGGACACCCCAGCCCCCCAACAACAGCTGGTTACACAACGTTCTCTGGGTGCAGGGGACGAACAGGAAGGCTGGCCTCTAGGGAGAAGGGGTGGGAGGCCCAGGCACCTCCGCATTCTGTCCTGAGGGCAGGGATCAGGCCCTCAGTAGCGATAGTGAGGACAGCGGCACGCACTCCCAGGGCTTTAACTTGAACCCTAACAACTCTTGGGGGTGGGTGCCATTAGCCTCATTTTGTAGAAggtaaaactgaggctcaaattAAGTGACGTGCCCAAGGTCCTGCCGTAGGTAAGTGTGCAGCTGGCACGACTCTGGGTCCATTGTATTTCCCCTACCCTGAAGCTGCCAGCTCCTTCACCCAACACCCGGCACTGGCAGTGTGATCCACACTGAACTGGTTTGGTTTCTTAGCCAGAACTCCACCCTTACCAGCATGCCTCTTTtcaaaggaaaggaggaggcttCTTAGGAGGAGATGATGGCAGAATGTCCTGCCAGCGTGGCACCCCCACCAGGTGCTCTGTGGGTACCTGCACAGACTCTGTGCTTCTGGCCTGGGCCTGCTGGGCCGGGGGAGATGCATTGCCGAAGTGCCGCAGACTCTGGCTCTGGTGAAATGTTCCAGGGCCTGAACTGGGGGTGTGGGGCCCCTCGTAGCCTGGGCTCAGGCCCACTTCTCCCCTGAGTTGGGGCAGCCAAGGTCATAGAGGGTGGAGGAAACGGAAAAATTTTCTTCCGGCTGGTGAGGCTTCCAACAGGTCCTTGGAGGATGATGCTTTTTTGGGtcagcccctctgcccccacccatcTCCAGGACCGGTACTGCCCCCTGTTGAAGGGGCTGTGGGCAGTGAGAGTCCAGTCGAGACTCAGGTCCCACCCGGGACTTTGTTCAagggctggagcccagggctggggaaCCGTTTGCAGCCCCCCTGGACTGTCCAGGATTTCGTGGCTAGTCTCTGATTCCCCCATTATGTCACTGACCCACAGCACCTCCGTGCCTGCCTTACATCAGTCCCTAGAGCTTCATTGGTCCTTAAAGTAGGATGAGACAAGACCTGTCCCCTTACTGGGGTGTTGACCCAGTGGCCCAATCCAGACCCAGTCCCAGACCAGAGGGCAGACAGTGCTGTGACTGCTTTGCTCTTTGACCTGTGGCTGCTGCATGAATAGCACCTtgttcctcccccaccaccacccacaaGGCCAAGCAGGTTGCACACACTAgctctccacccacccaccccagtaagcagcctctccctccaccccgcccccagcctggaAGAGCCAGAGGCAAGATCCAGCtttccaggtttttctttttctctccccaccatgCCTTCCACTCTCCCACACCCCTTCTCTCCATAAGATGAAGGGACTGGCTGAGCTGGAGTTAATCTGATTTTAGTCCCTTAATTAGAAATCCTGTTAAAACAGGGTTTCCTAAACTCACCTGAACATGAAAAGTCACATGGAATGGTGGTTAAACATACAGATGTCTGGGCCCACCTGATTTGCTGGGTTGGAGACCTAGAAGTCTGCATCATGGTTCTCAAGATGAGGCCAGCTGGACCCCACTATACCAGGAGAAACAGGGTGTCTTGCTAAGAGGGGAGAGGGCCTCAATGAAATCACAAGGTCAGTGTCTTGCCCTCAGAAACACAACTTGTCGGAACCCCAGAAAGGATCTGTCTCTCGGCCATCATCCAGAACCACAAAGGCCGATGGGCAAACCAGAAAGCATTTCTTTCACTTCCATGATTAAAAGAACCACAGGCCCTGGTAGTGGAGTCTCAGGGGTTGGGGCTCTGTAGTCTCAGGGGCGGCTGCACAAGGACTCTGTATTTATTCTAGAGGACAATCGCTAGGAAGTTTCTTCAACTTCCCAGTTCCTGGGTGGTATTTCCATGCAGCATCTTTTTGCAGGTTAGAAAATGGTGCTCTTCACACCTTTGACTTCCGTCTGTCAGAAAGTTGTCTTAATGTCAGTTTTGTTAGAGTAAGAGACTGACTACCAGGATCCCgccagaaaataataaatttacaaACCCATGAATGGCAGTCCCTTAAGTATGGAACCTTTGTGTGGTATCCAACTGCCCCGCATCATTTCTGTTCACAAGTGTGAGcaaatgcctctttttttttttaatctcaattttttaatcatattattttagagagagagaatcttaagcagtctccacactcagcaccggagcccaatgcagggcccgatcccccgaccctgggatcatgagttAAGCTGAAAccgagtctgatgctcaaccaactgagccacccaggagcccgattattattattattttttaatcttaaggCATGCTTTTTGCTACAGATGCATGGTCCAAACCTAAGTGGTTTATAGGAGGGCTCTGTGTACTAATCCTAGCAGCAGAGCCAGTTGAATCTCTCTTAAACATCCTCTGATGGCTTAGTTTGCTCTAGTAAGGAGTTTCACTGGAATAATAGTAACCACtattttttgagtgcttactatgtgacAAACACAGTTGTACATGCTTTACATAATTATTTAACACTACTATGATCTCAAGGCCATGGATTTCTAAAAACTCAAAGTACAGAAAAGTGCTTACAGCTCAATGAGTTTTTACAAACTGAAAACCCAAGTCATCTGCACCCAGCTCATGAAACGTTATTACCATTGCCCcctacacgcacacacacacacacacacacacacacacacagggaatgtcatctattttgtttactgttgTATCCCCAGCACTTAGTATAGTGGATGGCACAGAATA
The sequence above is a segment of the Prionailurus bengalensis isolate Pbe53 chromosome B2, Fcat_Pben_1.1_paternal_pri, whole genome shotgun sequence genome. Coding sequences within it:
- the CNPY3 gene encoding protein canopy homolog 3 isoform X1, translating into MEPLPEPAPRPGPRCLLLLSLLLLLLLLLPAPELGPSQAQAEETDWVRLPSKCEVCKYVAVELKSAFEETGKTKEVIDTGYGILDRKASGVKYTKSISEPPDQMTYLPSSSDFPLPLSCCCLCRDLRLIEVTETICKRLLDYSLHKERTGSNRFAKGMSETFETLHNLVHKGVKVVMDIPYELWNETSAEVADLKKQCDVLVEEFEEVIEDWYRNHQEEDLTQFLCANHVLKGKDTSCLAEQWSGKKGDTAALGGKKSKKKSGKVKASGSGSKQRKELGGLEEDPSPDEDEGIQKASPLTHSPPDEL
- the CNPY3 gene encoding protein canopy homolog 3 isoform X2 — protein: MEPLPEPAPRPGPRCLLLLSLLLLLLLLLPAPELGPSQAQAEETDWVRLPSKCEVCKYVAVELKSAFEETGKTKEVIDTGYGILDRKASGVKYTKSDLRLIEVTETICKRLLDYSLHKERTGSNRFAKGMSETFETLHNLVHKGVKVVMDIPYELWNETSAEVADLKKQCDVLVEEFEEVIEDWYRNHQEEDLTQFLCANHVLKGKDTSCLAEQWSGKKGDTAALGGKKSKKKSGKVKASGSGSKQRKELGGLEEDPSPDEDEGIQKASPLTHSPPDEL
- the CNPY3 gene encoding protein canopy homolog 3 isoform X3 is translated as MCKYVAVELKSAFEETGKTKEVIDTGYGILDRKASGVKYTKSISEPPDQMTYLPSSSDFPLPLSCCCLCRDLRLIEVTETICKRLLDYSLHKERTGSNRFAKGMSETFETLHNLVHKGVKVVMDIPYELWNETSAEVADLKKQCDVLVEEFEEVIEDWYRNHQEEDLTQFLCANHVLKGKDTSCLAEQWSGKKGDTAALGGKKSKKKSGKVKASGSGSKQRKELGGLEEDPSPDEDEGIQKASPLTHSPPDEL
- the CNPY3 gene encoding protein canopy homolog 3 isoform X4, encoding MTYLPSSSDFPLPLSCCCLCRDLRLIEVTETICKRLLDYSLHKERTGSNRFAKGMSETFETLHNLVHKGVKVVMDIPYELWNETSAEVADLKKQCDVLVEEFEEVIEDWYRNHQEEDLTQFLCANHVLKGKDTSCLAEQWSGKKGDTAALGGKKSKKKSGKVKASGSGSKQRKELGGLEEDPSPDEDEGIQKASPLTHSPPDEL